A region from the Prevotella melaninogenica genome encodes:
- a CDS encoding RHS repeat-associated core domain-containing protein produces the protein MSEPLTKVQKVDSTTTAKSYNFAYKYEDSNHPTAPTQIGHDHYTYDANGNPTLVTNDSANTTREMYWDEDNRLMVLSDNGKTSRYTYNAAGERIMKSYGTMEGVYINGAPQGITFHETDNFTLYPASILSVNKNRFTKHYFIGDKRVASRIGTGLFNNVYGRNGSYVTAGQQDYAERMNQIQKQKEAYYKQQGIAPGVPTMKGAYGDPENTKRGYNSIIDTLGNHDVPQGWIQIPRPNTTPNTNPGPPVSWNDPSNPDDPQAGYGYIANDTTREETFFYHSDHLGSTSYITDDKANITQYDAYLPYGELLVDEHSSSEEIPYKFNGKELDEETGLYYYGARYLNPMASIWYGVDPLAEKYKFLGSYVYCKDNPISFIDKFGERPEGNDSNRPKRVTFFVYQGKWANVYKTHKMYMHNRSSISLTYDSNVSNRNTRRKASLKDSGLAPKIGYDRDEFPYATTMEGGKGAAVNYVPLIENRSHGGYLGAFIRFNHLKTGDIIQVVLVPKKQGEKPRLVPQAMPYLRRQPESKNVNKVFGAIVLGKIFSSALEAIGSTVQRSTFLLIPPTTRYMNEYDSRQPQIR, from the coding sequence ATGAGCGAGCCACTGACAAAAGTTCAGAAAGTGGACTCAACGACAACTGCTAAGTCTTATAACTTTGCTTATAAGTATGAGGACAGTAACCATCCGACGGCTCCAACACAGATTGGTCACGACCATTACACGTATGATGCCAATGGTAATCCTACGCTGGTAACGAACGATTCGGCGAACACTACCCGAGAGATGTACTGGGATGAGGACAATCGACTCATGGTACTCTCTGATAACGGCAAGACAAGTCGTTACACTTACAACGCAGCTGGTGAACGTATTATGAAGAGTTACGGTACGATGGAGGGTGTGTATATTAACGGTGCACCACAGGGTATCACCTTCCACGAGACGGACAACTTCACGCTCTACCCAGCAAGTATCCTCTCTGTAAACAAGAATCGCTTTACAAAGCATTACTTCATTGGTGACAAACGAGTTGCTTCAAGGATAGGAACGGGTCTGTTTAACAACGTCTATGGACGCAACGGCTCATATGTAACTGCAGGTCAGCAGGACTATGCAGAGCGTATGAATCAGATTCAGAAGCAGAAAGAGGCATACTATAAGCAGCAGGGCATTGCCCCTGGTGTACCTACAATGAAGGGTGCGTATGGTGACCCGGAGAACACAAAGCGAGGGTATAACTCTATCATTGACACACTCGGCAACCATGATGTGCCACAGGGTTGGATTCAGATTCCACGCCCCAACACCACACCGAATACCAACCCCGGTCCACCTGTAAGTTGGAATGACCCGAGTAACCCTGATGACCCACAGGCTGGTTACGGCTACATTGCCAATGACACGACACGTGAAGAAACTTTCTTCTATCATAGTGACCACTTAGGTAGTACGTCTTACATCACAGATGATAAAGCCAACATCACGCAGTATGATGCATACCTACCGTATGGTGAACTGCTTGTGGATGAACACTCATCAAGTGAGGAAATACCGTATAAGTTCAACGGCAAGGAGCTGGATGAAGAAACAGGGTTGTACTACTATGGTGCAAGGTACTTGAATCCTATGGCAAGTATTTGGTATGGGGTGGATCCGTTGGCAGAGAAGTATAAGTTTTTAGGTTCTTATGTATATTGTAAAGATAATCCTATCAGTTTTATTGATAAATTTGGCGAGCGACCAGAAGGAAATGATTCTAATAGACCTAAAAGAGTTACTTTTTTTGTTTATCAAGGCAAATGGGCAAACGTGTATAAGACTCATAAGATGTATATGCACAATAGAAGTTCAATAAGTTTAACTTATGATTCGAACGTATCCAATAGAAATACACGAAGAAAAGCATCTTTAAAAGATAGCGGATTAGCACCCAAGATTGGTTATGATAGAGATGAGTTTCCATATGCGACGACAATGGAAGGTGGTAAAGGGGCTGCCGTAAACTATGTACCATTAATAGAGAACAGGAGTCATGGAGGGTATTTGGGGGCATTTATAAGGTTCAACCATTTGAAAACTGGTGATATAATACAAGTAGTCCTGGTTCCTAAAAAACAAGGAGAAAAACCAAGACTAGTTCCTCAAGCTATGCCTTATTTACGTAGACAGCCCGAATCTAAAAATGTGAATAAGGTTTTTGGAGCAATTGTCTTAGGAAAAATTTTCTCAAGTGCTTTAGAGGCTATTGGAAGTACGGTACAGAGATCCACGTTCCTACTTATTCCACCAACGACACGTTATATGAATGAATATGATAGTAGACAACCACAAATTAGATAA
- a CDS encoding RHS repeat-associated core domain-containing protein — protein MASVADIRTYVYGATYDSWNRVQTMTYPDGEVVTYHYNAAGQVECLTSNKQGRQSVIVDRIGYDKEGHTVYTKLGNGTETTYTYDKQRERLQVMNLTADGQTVMENKYRYDAVDNILGITNAANPTSLTKLNKAKLGGRSSHTYEYDELNRLVHANGKAKRASYDMVMSFGRMSEPLTKVQKVDSTTTAKSYNFAYKYEDSNHPTAPTQIGHDHYTYDANGNPTLVTNDSTNTTREMYWDEDNRLMVLSDNGKTSRYTYNAAGERIMKSYGTMEGVYINGAPQGITFHETDNFTLYPASILSVNKNRFTKHYFLGDKRAASRLGTGLFNNVYGRNGSYVTAGQQDYAERMNQIQRQKEAYYKQQGIAPGVPTMKGAYGDPENTKRGYNSIIDTLGNHDVPQGWIQTPRPNTTPNTNPGPPVSWNDPSNPDDPQAGYGYIPNDTTKEETFFYHSDHLGSTSYITDDKANITQYDAYLPYGELLVDEHSSSEDLPYKFNGKQFDDETGLYYYGARYMDPIISLWYGVDNLTEKYVSVGSYTYCNGSPIANIDVMGMFPKGIVVKHVETVVLYQAVGSANTLMRIPHEVTYYTFRESAAHLLSLVANVPITYVKNARLEEFISQPEGNSITIGGSPNNARILVSPYYLDNSRAGQDYDVWFRQFSHEVVHTKQIARDKGLTKYLLKTIAGYIKAGNHDDAPREIEAQQGTKTYDAFREFVTTHFKASIGNLFKNDKLKEKDKIEQINKWWNEFKKHTSNKK, from the coding sequence ATGGCGAGCGTAGCAGATATTAGGACTTATGTCTATGGTGCTACCTATGACAGCTGGAATCGTGTACAGACAATGACTTATCCTGACGGTGAAGTGGTAACTTATCACTACAATGCTGCCGGACAGGTTGAGTGTCTTACGAGCAATAAACAGGGACGTCAGAGCGTTATAGTTGACAGGATAGGTTACGACAAGGAGGGTCATACGGTCTATACGAAACTTGGTAATGGCACGGAGACAACCTATACCTACGACAAGCAGCGTGAACGTCTGCAGGTGATGAACCTTACAGCGGATGGTCAGACTGTGATGGAAAACAAGTATCGCTATGATGCTGTGGATAATATCCTCGGTATTACGAATGCTGCCAACCCAACGTCGCTGACGAAACTCAACAAGGCGAAGTTAGGAGGAAGGAGTTCGCATACGTATGAGTATGATGAACTGAACCGCCTTGTCCACGCAAACGGTAAGGCAAAGCGTGCATCGTATGATATGGTGATGTCGTTCGGACGGATGAGTGAACCGCTCACTAAGGTACAGAAAGTGGACTCAACAACAACCGCCAAGTCTTATAACTTTGCTTATAAGTATGAGGACAGCAACCACCCGACGGCTCCAACGCAGATTGGTCATGACCATTACACCTACGATGCCAACGGTAATCCAACGCTGGTAACGAACGACTCAACCAACACGACCCGTGAGATGTACTGGGACGAGGACAACCGCCTGATGGTCTTAAGCGATAATGGCAAAACCTCACGCTATACTTATAACGCTGCTGGCGAACGCATCATGAAGAGTTACGGTACGATGGAGGGTGTGTATATCAATGGAGCACCGCAGGGTATTACTTTCCACGAGACGGACAACTTCACACTTTATCCTGCAAGTATCCTCTCTGTCAACAAGAACCGCTTCACGAAGCATTACTTCCTTGGTGACAAACGAGCTGCTTCAAGGCTAGGAACAGGCTTGTTCAATAACGTCTATGGACGTAACGGCTCATACGTTACTGCTGGTCAGCAGGATTATGCTGAACGTATGAACCAAATACAACGTCAGAAGGAAGCATACTATAAGCAGCAGGGCATTGCCCCTGGTGTACCTACAATGAAGGGTGCGTATGGTGACCCCGAGAATACAAAACGAGGGTATAACTCTATCATTGACACACTCGGTAACCACGATGTGCCACAGGGGTGGATTCAAACTCCACGCCCCAACACCACACCGAATACTAACCCCGGTCCACCTGTAAGCTGGAATGACCCAAGCAACCCTGATGACCCGCAGGCTGGTTATGGATATATTCCAAACGACACCACAAAGGAAGAGACCTTCTTCTATCATAGTGACCACCTCGGCTCAACGTCTTATATCACAGATGACAAAGCCAACATCACCCAGTATGATGCTTACCTACCATACGGTGAACTGTTAGTTGACGAGCATAGCAGTAGTGAGGACCTACCGTATAAGTTCAATGGTAAACAGTTCGATGATGAGACAGGTCTGTACTATTACGGTGCAAGATACATGGACCCAATCATAAGTTTGTGGTATGGGGTGGATAATTTAACAGAAAAGTATGTGTCGGTAGGTTCGTATACATATTGTAACGGGAGTCCAATTGCGAATATTGATGTTATGGGAATGTTCCCTAAGGGCATTGTTGTAAAACATGTCGAAACCGTTGTTCTGTACCAAGCAGTAGGCTCCGCCAATACGTTAATGAGGATACCCCATGAAGTAACATACTATACCTTTAGGGAATCAGCCGCTCACTTATTGTCTTTGGTAGCGAACGTTCCCATTACGTATGTGAAGAATGCAAGGCTTGAAGAATTCATTTCTCAACCCGAAGGCAATAGCATTACAATTGGCGGCTCTCCCAATAATGCACGAATCCTTGTGTCGCCATATTATCTTGATAATAGCAGAGCTGGGCAGGATTATGACGTCTGGTTCCGCCAATTCTCGCACGAGGTGGTACACACTAAGCAGATTGCGCGCGATAAGGGTCTGACAAAATATTTGCTTAAAACAATAGCAGGTTATATTAAGGCTGGCAACCACGACGATGCTCCTCGCGAAATAGAGGCTCAGCAAGGGACTAAAACATATGACGCTTTCCGCGAATTCGTTACGACACACTTCAAAGCATCTATCGGGAATTTGTTTAAGAATGACAAACTGAAGGAGAAAGACAAAATCGAACAAATCAATAAATGGTGGAATGAATTCAAAAAACATACAAGCAATAAAAAATAG